The following are encoded together in the Girardinichthys multiradiatus isolate DD_20200921_A chromosome X, DD_fGirMul_XY1, whole genome shotgun sequence genome:
- the LOC124862886 gene encoding nuclear receptor subfamily 5 group A member 2-like, which translates to MDIDGFFVQQPQPPAHYSGNHPEVLLIQEGSSTPQEQKTAAGSRPESEESCPVCGDKVSGYHYGLLTCESCKGFFKRSVQNNKHYTCSEQQSCPMNLSQRKRCPFCRFQKCLAVGMRKEAVRADRMRGGRNRFGPLYRRDRQMKQQKANTDPYRIKIDTRQTPGPQSSNDFHRISGPTSNSSSSAALHLSHIVYPSGMEQSCQPITLDCTISNHRVLTPPSMPFRGLCCTVPEYSQDKGKPSFSYSPVPSHYPVHSNPKHSLTPTTPPCCTPSSAPAISQAATQTSTTPPPTTPPRFLNQLLEGEQDEGQLCTKVLASLQREQANRGKHDCLNTFSIMCKIADQTLFGLVEWARNSNLFKELKVDDQMVLLQSCWSELLVLDHLCRQVTYGKEGCIYLVTGQQIEVSTIISQAGMTLSSLVLRTQDLVFKLKALQFDRHEFVCLKYLVLFNPDVKSVQNRRQVEQTQERVNRALMEHTQQRHPGHSDKFGQLLLRLPEVRSISLQVEDYLYQRHLLGDLPCNSLIAEMLHGKH; encoded by the exons ATGGACATAGATGGTTTTTTCGTACAACAGCCCCAGCCTCCTGCCCATTACTCTGGTAACCATCCAGAAGTTTTATTAATACAGGAGGGCTCATCAACAC CTCAGGAACAAAAGACTGCAGCAGGCAGCAGGCCAGAGTCAGAGGAGAGCTGTCCGGTTTGTGGTGACAAAGTATCAGGATACCACTATGGACTGCTTACCTGTGAGAGTTGCAAG GGCTTCTTTAAACGCTCAGTTCAGAATAACAAGCATTATACCTGTTCAGAGCAACAAAGCTGCCCAATGAACCTTTCCCAAAGAAAGCGCTGTCCTTTCTGCCGCTTCCAGAAGTGTTTGGCTGTAGGCATGAGGAAAGAAG CTGTACGAGCAGATCGTATGAGAGGTGGCAGGAATAGATTTGGGCCCCTGTACAGACGGGACAGGCAGATGAAACAGCAAAAGGCGAATACTGATCCCTACAGAATTAAGATAGACACTAGGCAAACACCTGGTCCCCAGTCTTCAAATGACTTTCATCGGATAAGTGGCCCAACAAGCAATTCATCATCTTCTGCTGCTCTTCATTTATCCCACATTGTGTATCCATCTGGAATGGAGCAAAGTTGTCAACCTATAACTCTGGACTGTACAATCAGCAATCATCGAGTGCTAACACCTCCATCCATGCCTTTCCGTGGACTTTGTTGCACCGTCCCTGAATACTCACAGGATAAAGGGAAGCCCAGCTTTAGCTATAGCCCAGTTCCCTCACACTATCCAGTCCATTCAAACCCAAAACATTCATTAACACCAACAACACCCCCCTGCTGCACACCAAGCTCAGCCCCTGCTATTTCCCAGGCTGCGACTCAGACATCAACAACTCCTCCACCGACCACTCCTCCCAGGTTTCTTAACCAGCTTTTGGAGGGTGAACAAGATGAGGGTCAGCTATGCACCAAAGTCCTGGCTAGTCTACAAAGGGAGCAGGCCAATCGAGGAAAGCATGACTGTCTAAATACATTCAGTATCATGTGCAAAATAGCTGACCAGACTCTATTTGGACTTGTGGAGTGGGCCAGAAACAGCAATCTCTTCAAAGAGCTCAAG GTGGATGATCAGATGGTGCTGCTGCAAAGCTGTTGGAGTGAGCTGCTGGTCCTAGATCACCTCTGCAGACAAGTCACTTACGGCAAAGAAGGTTGTATTTATCTGGTCACAGGTCAACAG ATTGAAGTGTCAACCATTATTTCCCAGGCTGGAATGACATTAAGTAGCTTAGTATTAAGGACCCAAGACCTTGTATTCAAACTTAAGGCACTCCAGTTTGACAGGCATGAGTTTGTCTGTCTTAAATACCTTGTCCTATTCAACCCAG ATGTGAAGTCAGTGCAGAACCGCAGACAAGTAGAGCAGACTCAGGAGAGGGTGAACAGGGCTCTCATGGAACATACCCAGCAAAGACACCCGGGACACTCAGACAAGTTTGGGCAGTTGCTTCTTCGTCTCCCAGAAGTACGCAGCATTAGCTTGCAAGTCGAGGACTATTTGTACCAGCGCCACCTCCTTGGAGATTTACCCTGCAACTCTCTAATTGCGGAGATGCTGCATGGCAAGCACTAG